In Rhinolophus sinicus isolate RSC01 linkage group LG18, ASM3656204v1, whole genome shotgun sequence, the sequence TACGTACAAGGTGTATATCtaaaaaaagagacattttattctgaaattgccTCTTGGAAATATAAACATCTTGCAGAGAGTGGGGGAACAGGTTTCTTTTACTTTAAAgacagaccaaaaaaataaagcagatagTTCTTGACTTAAGACgttataatctttttaaagcatgATATGAAAAAGCACTTGGAAAATTAGGTTACTTACATAAGAGGAATAAATTTAGCTCTTGCTAAAAGGCTTCCAATGTAATTTCCAGCAGCTTGCCGAATGACAGCAGGATTATTCGGGTCCTGCAATTTTTTCCAGAGATGTTCCAAAAATGCTTCTGCGAATCCCTATAATGAGAAGGTATTGGACTGCTCTTCTTTAATGCTTAAGATATTCTAGCTATCAGAACCCTAAGATTTTAACTCACCAATGTGGGAAAGTCCTAGTATTTCGGTTATATTGCGAGTTAATAAATACAGTTGTTgtggttcttatttttaaaacaccctGAGAAAATACTATTAAACACAAAAGGCATCCCTCAGCGTTAAATAATCCAAGATTCCCCAAACTAGCTGAGCATTGAAACCAACCCTATAGATTCAGTAGGTTTGTGACAGGGATTTGCAATCTGCCTATTTTAAAAGCTCTACAAGTGATCTTGACCTTTAGCCACAACTGAAACCAGTGATAAAACACTCACGGAAACCCCTCCGGTAGGACCCCTGAGTGCAAAGTAGCCTTCCAATGTTTGAATGCACACACTGAACTTCACCAGAAACAGAAATATGGATTAAAGTACAGTAAAGTACGGTCGGTGCTTGCCTATTTAtgctattatagaaaaaaaacaggCTGAGTAAACTTTTTAACAAGGATAGACCTCCATCTTCTGCCAAATAGCTCTTTTTCAAAAGCTATTAACACATACTTTGACGCAGATTGAGTTGAACCTTCTTACCCCTGACCGTTCCTCGAAGCAACAAAATAGTTGCAAAGAAGAATCTCTGgtagttcttctttttttttgcccccaAAATATAAAGCCAAAGcctaaagtttaaaaattccGGATTGAAAAGTTGGCTTGGGCTAGCTAGGAGCaactgagagagaataaaggaaGTAAACAGTTAAAGATCCCACATGAGATTTTAATAGAGAAAGGCATGAATGAAAGGGGAGGGTACCACCTAGAGGGCCACACGCAGGATGACAATTTCAGAGCCCTTGGCTGAGCTGGCAGGCAGCAGCAATGCCCTCTATCCTTTCCACCGGTTTTTAGGGGAAAATTGTGGGCGAGAATAAAATGAGCTAAGAGAACGTCATTAATGCCATACTCACCAATTTAAAGCTGCAGAGGTAAAACATGAAAAACTGTACATGGCAGGAGGCATGGGTGGGCAGCAGGAGCTTGTCAAAGATGGTTATGAGATCACGATACAAATCCTTCGTTTTGTTGATGTCAATCTTACCTGGTTGAGAAAATATGgcatttcagttttataaatacattattttcaagctACCAGTTTCATttaccaaatttaaaaaagaaaacaacaccagTAAGAAATACAACATCATCCATTAACctatgattaaaacaaaatgccATTTCTATCCTGCacagattttccttttaagtaTAATCCCTCACCTCACACACACTGCTATGATGCCATAAATGTGAGCCCTTCGAAAGGGCAATCTTACAGTTCATGAGGCAGAAGTcctttgatccagtaattctactgCTAGGGATTTACCAAAGCGAATACTGAAGCTCTATGTACAAAGATGTTCACTACACAGCTACTGATAATGATGACAGtaggggaaaacaaaataagagacCAGTTCAATACATATGATCAATAGCAACTACTTTAGACCAGTTAAATGGTATgagaaaatgttcacaataaGTGAGAGGGCGGATTTTGAAACATTACATATGGTGTGATCCCCTAACCCCCCAAAAAGTACTCATATACACATgctaacagaaaagaaaaaaaacctatcaAAATGCTAATAATGGTTCTCTGAATAGCAGGAATGTGGCCATTTAAAGTGACATTTTTAATCTTCTCCTatagtttccaaattttctctAGTCAACATGTAGTCTTTTTCTAACAGCCAAAAAATTGTTACATAGTCAAAGATTCAAGCCTTATTCTGAGGGGCCAAGTTTCATTCTTAAATTTAAGCAACGTGACTGGAAAAACTTCTGCTTCTTCATGGCAAAGCGTCTAGATGAAAAGCTGCATGAGAGCAAGAAGCACTATCAATTCGTTCACTTTCATACCAGCCACAACCACAGTATTAAGACCCTCAAAACTCCATACATAACACCAAACACCATCTATCATTGTCTGCAGCACCATTCGCGAACATCTTGACTGGAGTGCAATACGATCGCCACCAAAAACTGGCCAAACTCCATACATAATGTTTTAATACAGTAGTCAGTGAAAAGAGTAGGGGCTCTGAAGACAAATATAACTGAGCCTGAATCCCACTGCCACCATTTTCAAGTAACGTAATCTCTCTAtgccttcttttcctcattttcaaagcAGTGATTTTTACAGGATTTCTGTCAGCActacagaatgaatgaaaaacacccagcacagagccaggtagagcatagtaggtgttcaacacACAGCAGTTATTGGGACAATTGTAGGTTGTTACCATCTACAGAGCAGACATCTTTAATGTAGGACAAAAGTAAAGACAGCAGGATGTCCAGGCGCTCAGCGACGGGATGTACCATCCGATCGAGCCTTTGGGGATCAGCCTTTGTTTCGTGTTCAGTTTCTTCGTCTTCATCCTTTAAAGATAACGTAAAAATCTGACATTAAAAATTCAGCAAAAGTAGTCTACTGGGAAAACAGTCAGAGGagattatttcctttaaaaggtaaaacaaaggAAGTACATATACACCATTCCAGGCAGGGGCTCTCAACTAGAGGTATGAAATCAGAACCACTTGTGGAGTTCAAAATGAAAGCTCGGGTTCAGAGTCCCAGCCTTTGGTTCTCATCTAGAAGACCCACCCACACAGAGCATGGCCATGAAAACAGCACCGATTCCCCAGGTCCTGGCACACACTGTGGTGGGCACTGTTGGTGCCAGGTCTCCTTTCCTAGGACAGGGCACCCATCCCCCAGCTGCTATGAGTGTTGGGTGCCAACAGCTCACAGCTGACCCCGTCTCCAGGGAACTCTCCTCAGCAGACAGGGAGCCAGACCTGCTTGCACTCCTTCTAGCCCCTCCCCCTCAGAACTAATGACTGACGGACATGGGGTCACGAGAGGCCATCCTTGGTCTGAAGCTGGGCCCCACTCTGTGATGCAATCATGTTCCAGAGCTCCTGGTGGGATCAGGCTGTAGCTACTTTCCAACTGAGAACAAACTCTGGCTTAGGTCCTGCCCCTGCCCTTTCCTACTTGCTCATACCCTTGTCCCCAGGGCACCTGAATCCTGTCTCAAGCTCACCTCCAGTGAACCCAACTTAAGCCATTGCCCCAGGTAGAGAAGTACTGTTAGGTACACTACTTGTGAAATACAGCAAGTATACTGGAATGCCTTTCTATCTATCACTCCCTCACAAACAATATGCAGTttacacaaacaaacaaagaacaaaaagaatggTGCAGCATACTTGACCAAAGCCAAATTCAAAGCCTTGGAAATAAACCAACACGTTGCCAAAAGCAACATGGCAGCGAACAACTtcatttaagaaatcattttcaaGTTTGCTGAACTACTGTAAAGCCTTGAAGATGAGACGCCATTAGCTGTGTCTTCCCACCCTCTGGAATTATGAACTGTGTCCCCCTGTTTTCACTAATAAACACCCACCATGTTAAACAATCCTTCTGTGGCATCTGTTCCACTACTGGTTTGAGCTATTTCTTCAGCATCTTCAATATCCTGCCGGGATGCACTCACCTACATTATAACacgggaaaaaagagaaaagaataaaaacacttCAAGTACAACGACATTTTTGGGGGACTAGAAATTCACCTGACACACATACTTTAAAGGTGCCCAGCTGAGCACCGTATATAGCACTATAACTCGTTACACAATTAAGGTACAAACCTATAAATTGCTCTGGTTCATGAAGGGATTTACAAGAGTACATATAAATCAAGCTCCTTTTACTAGATActtatttctataaaatcatATGAACCGTGGTGTGTTAGTGTAAATCGGACAGCTTCCACAAACTCAACACTCAGATTCTAACTCTTACTCTGCACAGACACTCACACGTGCTATACAAACATATCTCCAACTCTTCCTGGACTTGCCTCATTACAGCCTCTTCTCCCTCATCAATGCTCTCCTCCATCCACTCATCTCCAGTCCACAAACCTCGGCTCTCCAACCCTGATATGCCTCTCACCCGTCTCATCCCCTTTTCACCACAAACCCTCACCACGGTCTCTAACAGCCCCACTTCCTAACCATCCACACTCCCTCCTGAAATGCAGTGTCCCCCTCCACATTGACAAGGCAACAGACTACCTCTAAGACCACCAAATCCAAcgacttttgttttctttctccttaaaaatGTCAGCAGTATCTCCTGCCGCTGACCAAACCCTTCCTTCTTCCAGACCCTCCCTGCGTATCCACACTCTCGGTTTTCCTCCCACTTCCGATCATACTTCCTCTTCTGTCCTAAATCGCATCACCGCACAGGTTTGTACTCAGTCCTCTACCTGCAGCTATACCTGCTTGTGAATATTCGCCATCTAGCTTCCCCACCTGCACCTCCATCCATCCAAAATGGAACTCATCGTCTTCCATCTTCCTCCTGCCTTTTCTCACTACTGTTAATGGCAACCCCAAGATTCTATTCCCCAGGGAGCTAGCTACCTTTGAAGGATTCCTTTTCTTAACCCCTACTTCTCCACTTCCAACTCAGTCTCGAGGACTGGTTCACCTTCCCTCCACAATTCACTAGAATCCACCACTTTCTTCATTCCCACTGAACCTTACTGCAGGCCCCTTATAAAAAGGTATAAAGAACGTCAACATGACTTCTTTAGGATACCATCTGACTCCTTCCAACTACATGAGGTTTTTTAGCTCACAATAATGCATGTGTTTCATTCATCGCATTTACCACATTTGACATTGGTGTGACTAAGTGATGCCTTGTTCCCCAACCAGGAGAGACAGGACGGTTTGTTTATAACTCCCAGCACATCGATGAATTTCAAGAAACGTATAAAGAAATGAATCACAAGTGGAACTCTTTTCCATTGTTGCTACTATCGTTTTACAAACTATGATTATAACAAATTCAGAAAAACTGATTATTAAATACTTACATCCAACTTGAGTAGCTTTTCAATAACAAGCTCCAGAATTTCATGCCTCAAGGTTGGGAAATACACACTAATCCTTAGTAAGTTATGAACGTAACAttcctaaaacataaaaagataaacatttcaACAGAGAATATTTCATAGTTATGTAAGCAAAGCATCAATTACACAACCTTTAGTCCAAGTTATTCAAACATAAAAAACATACTATCTAGTAACACAGAAACCATGCTgtttatatattaggttggtgcaaaagtaatttcgttttttgcagtatttttaaccttttaaactgcaattacttttgcaccaacctaatagtttctgTATACAGGGGGTAGACTGCTGCTATGTCAACGTCGAGGGGGAAATTGCAGTAGGGTATAATCAATCtaatacctcaataaattaaatttatagtttaTATACTTCTATAGTGTCTTTAAAAACAAGattgttgagatataatttatatacatttcacCCATCTAAAGTATACAAGTCattggttttcagtatattcagtTGTGCAACTActatcacaatcaattttagaacattttcatcatcctaaaaagaaatacttcatctttgggtaaagagcCTCCCCAGAGCCCTAAGTAATCACTAGTCtgtctatctctatgaatttgccttctagacatttcatgtaagtggGATCTTAAAATATGTGGTTTGAGCATGTTCTCAAGATTAATTAATATTATAGCAAGTAAACCATTCCTTTTAATtgccaaataacattccattgtatagacaTACCACATTGTTTATCAGCTGATAAACATTTGGTAGTTTCCATATTTTCACTGTTATGAATAATGCCCCTTTGAACATTCATGTAAAccttgtgtgaacatgttttcatttctcctgggtatatacccagcaGTGGAAATGTTGGGTCATATGCCAATTTTATGTTTAACCGTTTTAAGGAACTGTCAGTCtatttttccaaagcagctgagccaattcccattttacattcctatcagcatcggatgagggttctgatttctccacctcctcaccaccACTTGTTACTGTCGTTCTGAGGACAGCCATCCTAGTAGGTGCCACGaggtatctcactgtgattttgacttgcatttccctatggctaatgatgttgagctttTCATATGCTCATTGGTCATTTGTGCGTCTActttggagaaatacctattcagatgctttgcccattttaaaattgggttatttgccttttgattattattaagagttctttatatattctagatataaccTTTATCcaatatatgatttgtaaatattctcCCATTATTTGGGTTCTCATTTAACTTTCTTAAGATGTCCTATGAAGCACaacaggttttaattttgatgaagtcaaatgTACCTATTTTTTCTCTGGTTGTTTGTGCTTCATGTGTCATATCTAGAAATTTTTGCCTAATCCAGGGTCACAAAAATtttcacctatgttttcttctaagtctTTTTTGgcttttacatttaagtattttattcattttgagttcaCTTTTGCATATGGTATAAGGAGGGGTCCTACTTCATTCTTATGTGAAGATATCTACTTGTcacagaaccatttgttgaaaagacttttcttttccccattaagCTGCCTTGTAcaattggtttttgtatatttgtcTTTTATCCTATAACCATGCTAACTTATTTACTAGCTCTAATAATGTTTTTGTGGATTCCTCAGAATTTTTCTACATGCAAGACTATACCACCTGCAAATACAGATagatttacttcttcctttcgaATCTgtatcccttttccttttcttgcctaatgGCTCTGGTCAGAACCTCTAGTGTAACAACGAACAAAAGTAGAGAAGCAGAAATCCTCGTTTTCTTCCTTATCttgggaaagctttcagtctttcactacTGAGTAGTATGTTAGCTGTGTTTTCATAGATGTCCTTTACCAGATTGAAAAAGTTCCCTTCTGGTTTTGCCACGAAAGAGTTTTGGTGTTTTtgtgtcaaatgttttttctgcatctattgagatgatcatgggATTTCTGTCATTTATTCTATTGACATGGTATGTCGTACTAATTGAGTTGGGGGTATTAAATCAACCTTGTAATCCTAGGATAAACTTCACTTGGCCAGGtgcataattctttttatatgctgCTAGATtcagttttctagtattttgttgaggatttttgcatgtttgTAAGAGATACAGGGTTTATAATATTCCACTTGAAGCAGACTATCACAAACATTAGCAACTTTATCAGCTCCTTATTTAATACCTGTAATACcttattcaggaaaaaataatctaTGCTTAGAAGGGAAcaagtattatttattaaaaactacaCAAATGATCTAAAACTTGCAAAGGAACAGGTAAAACTTAGAATTTATCATAGAAGGCTCTGCCTTTATATTCAAATAAGACATGTCTACAATTGCTAATACATGAACTGTTATCTTCTAGTAATTTTGATCTCTATAGACATTAAGGCAATTCAGATATTTCTGAAATGGACTCTGTCCTTGACTTGCACAGAGGAATAGAAGAAGGAGGTACTGGGGACCCTTAGTCACTTGCTAACGAAAGAATGTGAGTTAATTTCTTAGACCTGACATCCCCTAAAATTAAATCACACAAAACAACTTTTCCATATGAAAAGATTCCTTACCAATGTTCTCTCTGATTTTCTAACGAATGGAAATTTTTCCACCAGTATTGGCATAAGAAACCACGGTGtcctagtttaaaaaaaaaaaaaaaaatcaaccaatcCATGTTAACTGCACTTTCTTGTAAAGTAACATTTCCATTCTAAGAGCAAATATGGATACAAGAGGCAAACAGTAATGCCTACCTCAAGCAACTGGAACTTAAATACATAGCTATGGAGAAAAGCTGTAGTAACTTAGGGGAAAAGAAGCTTCTAGTAACTTTGATATCAACAGCAAATTAAAGAGGAATTCTTTTTCTACAAAAGTAACAAAGAGCAACATTTCCTagcacacatatatattattttaaaaaggagaaaaacttacaatttggacttttttttttaaaaagttagcaaATAGTAAACTCACAGAGGGAACCTAAAGTCCACCCCTCCAAAAGAAACCCACACCTTACAAGCTTTTCTTAGAACTGCAATTTTTATCACATGGCATGACAAACACAGAGGTTTCTCACTGAAAACGTTTGGATATCATATCTGTTGAGGATAAAGGCAAATTTCGAACCACTATACATAACTTGGGGGAGAATTTGCatacatattttgaaagataaacacAATGAATAGAgaattgaaatgtcatttttttatagaATGTGATGTTGTATCAACAGGATACGCAGCATACAACACGCAGCAGACAACTTAAGTTTGGATGCTAtgagcattttgtaattttctactAATTGATGATAATTTTCTTGAGACTTAGACACCatgatttaaaatacataaaaaagtaTACTCACGATGGGACATATCTTGCTATTATTTGCAATGCCCTGTGACATGTGTCAAAATTTGCAGGAAGATCTACAAGACGAAAGGTGAGAGTATGAGCatcataataaaactgaaaactgaaaaattatgtaCTTGAAGCTAAAAACATCTGGTAGCCAAAACAGAATCATttatcagtgaaataataatttcaagatttttctctatAGCCAACTataaatgaagattaaatggaCTAATTATATAAGTAATGCAATGAGGGCAAATAATTGCAGGTTAGTGGTCAACATAACAAAAAAATTCCATCAAAGGTTGCCGCTTGTTGCAGTCTACCTATTAAAATAGATTCTGGAGTTACCAGTAAACTTTTTCATTCAGCATGCATGCTCTAAGACACAGCAGGCATTTCTTGCTTTATTAACTTTATACTTACTATCATCTTCGTCATCAGAATCTGAAACATCTATGTCACCTTCCTTAGTGACCACTCGGGCttttgagagaaaaacaaaatatgttattcTTTCATTGACCTAAACAATCAACAGCTACAcaaaaaagtgatttttccaCTGTCCAAACTAGTATAATGATTAAGTTTATAATCTGGTAAAAAAAGTGTCAAGTAACTTTACAGTTTTTAAACACCTAAAAATTTCTGAGTTCTAAGACTTCGTCAGAAGCTCATTCAACCCAATTGCAACCCATAAAAATCACAGCAACAAACAAACCCAGACACTTCCACAGAGGTCATTATAgggaacacacagacacaccagaACTGAGGCCAACATGCATCCTGGGATCTTCCATGTGGCCCAATCTCCAGTGTACTGGGAAGGTAGTATTTTAATCAACAgatatttagaaagtaaataatCAAAGCAAACAAAGAGGAACCACTCACGAGGAACAAAATGAGACGCAATCATGCTGAGACATGGTCTGAGGAAGACAGTCTGTGCTGACACAAGATTACCAAGAAAAGCCAAATATTCCTCCACCACTGTCTGACTTCTATTCAACCACTGTAATCTctagaggcagaagaaagagaaagaaaagagaaacagttgACTGatacagtatatattatttttaaggtaCTGAATTACACACTAGTCAGTGAAATAAATGAACTTACCAATAGAATACTGATGAGCTGCTCAAAGTCTTTGGTCAAGTACATGATGGAGGAACGGAATTCTAACAACCAATTAATGATCTGGTCATCCTGAagttaaacaaagaaaagtaCTTTCAAAATCACAAATCTTCGAAAATAAAAGAAGGTATCTATCATGCATCAATCATCTATC encodes:
- the RRN3 gene encoding RNA polymerase I-specific transcription initiation factor RRN3, which gives rise to MAAPVLHTRLPGDAAAPASAVKTLGSSRAGISDMLTLENDFFNSPPRKTVRFGGTVTEVLLKYRKGETNDYELLKNQLLDPDIKDDQIINWLLEFRSSIMYLTKDFEQLISILLRLQWLNRSQTVVEEYLAFLGNLVSAQTVFLRPCLSMIASHFVPPRVVTKEGDIDVSDSDDEDDNLPANFDTCHRALQIIARYVPSTPWFLMPILVEKFPFVRKSERTLECYVHNLLRISVYFPTLRHEILELVIEKLLKLDVSASRQDIEDAEEIAQTSSGTDATEGLFNMDEDEETEHETKADPQRLDRMVHPVAERLDILLSLLLSYIKDVCSVDGKIDINKTKDLYRDLITIFDKLLLPTHASCHVQFFMFYLCSFKLGFAEAFLEHLWKKLQDPNNPAVIRQAAGNYIGSLLARAKFIPLITVKSCLDLLVNWLHIYLNNQDSGTKAFCDVALHGPFYSACQAVFYTFVFRHKQLLSGNLKEGLMYLQSLNFERIVMSQLNPLKICLPSVVNFFAAITSKYQLVFCYTIIERNNRQMLPVIRNTAGGDSVQTCTNPLDTFFPFDPCVLKRSKKFIDPIYQIWEDMSAEELQEFKKPVKKEVLEDEDDDFLKGEVGITPSSFDTHFRSPSSSVGSPPVLFLPDQSPLIARICD